The Lycium ferocissimum isolate CSIRO_LF1 chromosome 10, AGI_CSIRO_Lferr_CH_V1, whole genome shotgun sequence genome window below encodes:
- the LOC132035047 gene encoding uncharacterized protein LOC132035047, giving the protein MNGFILAKKILRTGYYWMTMEHDSCKFVQKCHQCQIHGDLIKVPPTELHAMGSPWPFMAWGMDVIGPIEPSASNGHRFILVTIDYFTKWVEATSHKSVTKKVVADFVKNNLIGRFGVPESIITDNGANLNNHLMNDICEQFKITHRNSTAYRPQMNDAIEAATRTSRGFCER; this is encoded by the coding sequence ATGAATGGTTTCATCCTGGCCAAAAAGATTTTGAGGACAGGGTactactggatgaccatggaacACGATTCCTGcaaatttgtgcaaaaatgCCATCAATGCCAGATCCACGGAGACTTGATCAAGGTCCCTCCGACAGAACTACATGCAATGGGCTCACCCTGGCCATTCATGGCATGGGGAATGGACGTCATCGGGCCCATTGAGCCATCAGCTTCCAATGGACATCGGTTCATCTTGGTTACCATTGAttacttcaccaaatgggtggaagcaACTTCCCACAAGTCGGTAACCAAGAAAGTCGTGGCTGATTTCGTTAAGAACAATCTCATAGGCCGCTTCGGTGTGCCCGAGTCCATCATCACGGATAACGGAGCCAATTTAAATAACCATCTGATGAATGATATCTGTGAGCAATTCAAGATAACTCACAGGAACTCTACTGCTTACCGACCACAGATGAACGATGCTATAGAGGCTGCCACAAGAACATCAAGAGGATTCTGCGAAAGATGA